In one window of Blastopirellula marina DNA:
- a CDS encoding phosphoribosylanthranilate isomerase — MPVPDMFRIKICGLTDFENAIAVAHSGADAIGLNFFPGSKRRVDIDIAEKIANFVRGEVQIVGLFVNATEGDIRQTHQRIGFDWIQLHGDESREFAETIYEELHIPIMVASRGSLSRWENSPGSFQPHAFLMDAAVQGAFGGTGQLTDWKLAATWQGVPEVTRFVLAGGLHPKNIAEAIQAVRPSAVDVAGGVEFSGKPGIKDMAKVEAFVSAAQGAFAQIKTS, encoded by the coding sequence ATGCCTGTGCCTGATATGTTCCGCATCAAAATTTGCGGTTTGACCGATTTCGAAAACGCCATCGCCGTTGCTCATAGCGGTGCCGACGCGATTGGTTTGAACTTCTTTCCTGGCAGTAAACGACGCGTTGACATCGATATTGCGGAGAAGATCGCCAACTTCGTAAGAGGCGAAGTACAAATCGTTGGATTATTTGTAAACGCTACCGAGGGCGACATTCGCCAAACTCACCAGCGGATCGGCTTCGATTGGATCCAACTTCATGGGGACGAGAGCCGCGAGTTCGCAGAGACTATCTATGAGGAACTCCATATTCCCATCATGGTAGCTAGTCGTGGATCGCTTTCTCGCTGGGAGAATTCGCCCGGCAGCTTCCAGCCTCACGCGTTCCTGATGGACGCCGCCGTTCAAGGTGCCTTCGGTGGCACTGGGCAACTAACCGACTGGAAGTTGGCAGCAACTTGGCAGGGCGTGCCCGAAGTGACTCGATTCGTGCTAGCTGGCGGACTACACCCCAAGAATATCGCAGAAGCAATCCAGGCCGTTCGGCCATCTGCGGTGGATGTTGCTGGCGGGGTTGAATTTAGCGGCAAGCCGGGGATCAAAGATATGGCCAAGGTCGAGGCCTTTGTTTCTGCCGCTCAAGGGGCATTTGCCCAGATCAAAACCTCTTAA
- the ahcY gene encoding adenosylhomocysteinase has translation MESTVSQVEKLPYKVKDISLAKRGRQEINLAEVEMPGLMALREKYRDEKPLAGARIAGCLHMTIQTAVLIETLVELGAEVTWSSCNIFSTQDHAAAAMAEAGIPVYAWKGMTEEEFDWCIEQTIFFPSGEPLNLILDDGGDLTAMVHNKFPELLDGIKGLSEETTTGVHRLYQMHQKGELKTPAINVNDSVTKSKFDNLYGCRESLADGIKRATDVMVAGKIVVVAGYGDVGKGCAQSMRGFGARVIITEIDPIIALQAAMEGYEVTTMEDACDRADIFVTTTGNRDIITGEHMKRMKNDAIVCNIGHFDLEIDMAWLNGQKDVTRESIKPSSQEGGPVDRYTFADGHAILILAEGRLVNLGCATGHPSFVMSASFTNQVLAQLELWKNADAYPLGVHVLPKSLDEEVARLHLDKLGVKMTKMSQKQADYIGVPVDGPFKPDHYRY, from the coding sequence GTGGAATCCACAGTGTCCCAGGTCGAAAAGCTTCCGTACAAGGTTAAGGACATCTCCCTCGCGAAGCGCGGACGTCAGGAAATCAACCTGGCTGAAGTCGAAATGCCCGGCTTGATGGCCCTTCGCGAAAAGTACCGCGACGAAAAACCTCTGGCCGGAGCCCGCATCGCTGGCTGTCTCCACATGACCATCCAAACGGCTGTGCTGATTGAAACGCTAGTCGAACTGGGTGCCGAGGTGACTTGGAGCAGCTGTAACATCTTCTCCACTCAAGATCACGCTGCTGCTGCGATGGCAGAAGCAGGTATCCCGGTTTACGCCTGGAAGGGTATGACCGAAGAAGAATTCGATTGGTGCATCGAACAGACGATCTTCTTCCCCAGCGGCGAACCGTTGAACTTGATCCTGGACGACGGTGGCGACCTGACCGCCATGGTCCACAACAAGTTCCCAGAGCTGCTAGACGGCATCAAGGGTCTTTCCGAAGAAACCACCACAGGCGTCCACCGCTTGTATCAGATGCACCAGAAGGGTGAACTGAAGACTCCAGCGATCAACGTCAACGACTCCGTCACCAAGAGCAAGTTCGACAACTTGTACGGCTGCCGCGAATCGCTGGCTGACGGTATTAAACGTGCAACCGACGTGATGGTCGCTGGCAAGATTGTCGTCGTCGCTGGATACGGAGACGTCGGAAAGGGTTGTGCCCAATCGATGCGTGGCTTCGGTGCTCGTGTGATCATCACCGAAATCGACCCGATCATTGCCCTGCAAGCCGCAATGGAAGGTTACGAAGTCACCACGATGGAAGATGCCTGCGATCGGGCTGACATTTTCGTTACCACCACTGGTAACCGCGACATCATCACCGGCGAACACATGAAGCGTATGAAGAATGACGCGATCGTGTGCAACATCGGTCACTTCGACCTCGAAATCGATATGGCTTGGCTCAACGGCCAAAAGGACGTCACCCGTGAATCGATCAAACCAAGCTCGCAAGAAGGTGGTCCGGTCGATCGTTACACGTTCGCTGACGGTCACGCCATTCTGATCCTGGCCGAGGGTCGTCTCGTGAACCTGGGCTGTGCCACCGGCCACCCGTCGTTCGTCATGTCGGCTTCGTTCACCAACCAGGTTTTGGCCCAACTCGAACTTTGGAAGAATGCTGACGCTTACCCACTCGGCGTGCACGTTCTGCCGAAGAGCCTGGACGAAGAAGTGGCTCGCCTGCACCTCGACAAGCTGGGCGTGAAGATGACCAAGATGTCACAGAAGCAAGCCGACTACATCGGCGTGCCAGTCGACGGTCCTTTCAAGCCGGATCACTACCGCTATTAA
- a CDS encoding ExeA family protein, translating to MYEDFFGLSHRPFPSVPSLVGYQESVSHAEAMETILRCVRRDEGIATLFAAPGLGKTTLAMRLQEELDGQFEVVRLNSGHCGSRRALLQAIAYELGLPHRSLEEGELRIQLAEHVERLDSRRVMGIVLLADEADMLPIRLLEELRLLTNFTRKDRSQISVVLLGNLALEERLSSPYLASFNQRVGARAYLQPLSKSEATQYIRQQMQQAGTKRPVFDDAAVEVIFARSQGVPRVINQLCDHSLLLAALGGLRTLDGESIEEAWADLQRLPSPKRQIRTDGAHKTDSLIEFGSLDDSSNDSVSDYPSVVRFEDRPASIENELDEEEFEPQLNEEEPEVELVFQNATNPFAEPFDKEEIIIDRFASLGDRQVAGIRRVVSPKNSEIAAFLVGSDDHLAEVDVVQPEYANSDGLVVSRDYSTTSTGFSDTDDRDIIVIETKEDAPQHPKMPAPQRRTYRQLFSQLRREQA from the coding sequence ATGTACGAAGATTTTTTTGGTTTGTCGCATCGCCCTTTTCCTAGCGTACCTTCCTTGGTTGGCTACCAGGAATCAGTCTCTCACGCGGAAGCGATGGAAACAATCTTACGCTGCGTGCGTCGCGACGAGGGAATTGCAACTTTGTTTGCCGCACCTGGTTTGGGCAAGACGACACTGGCCATGCGTCTGCAGGAAGAGCTAGACGGTCAGTTCGAAGTGGTCCGACTCAATAGCGGACACTGCGGATCGCGCCGCGCTCTGTTGCAAGCGATCGCCTACGAACTAGGTCTGCCGCATCGCTCGTTGGAGGAAGGTGAGCTTCGGATTCAGCTCGCTGAACATGTCGAACGGTTGGACAGCCGACGTGTAATGGGAATCGTGTTGCTGGCCGACGAAGCTGACATGTTGCCCATCCGTCTGCTGGAAGAATTGCGATTGCTCACGAACTTCACTCGCAAGGATCGTTCTCAGATCTCAGTCGTGCTTCTAGGGAATCTGGCATTAGAAGAACGACTGTCGAGTCCCTACTTGGCGTCGTTCAATCAGCGAGTCGGCGCCCGTGCTTATCTGCAGCCGTTGTCCAAATCGGAGGCGACGCAGTATATCCGTCAACAAATGCAACAGGCTGGGACGAAACGGCCGGTGTTTGATGACGCGGCTGTTGAAGTCATTTTCGCTCGCAGCCAAGGTGTGCCTCGAGTGATCAACCAGTTGTGTGATCACTCGTTGCTCCTAGCTGCACTCGGCGGTTTACGAACGCTCGATGGCGAAAGCATCGAAGAGGCCTGGGCTGATCTGCAACGACTACCTTCCCCGAAACGTCAGATCCGAACGGATGGGGCTCACAAGACCGACTCATTGATCGAGTTTGGTTCGTTGGACGACAGCTCGAATGATTCGGTGAGTGACTATCCATCGGTAGTTCGCTTTGAGGATCGTCCTGCGTCCATTGAAAATGAACTCGATGAAGAAGAGTTTGAACCGCAACTAAACGAAGAAGAACCGGAAGTCGAGCTCGTTTTCCAGAATGCCACAAACCCATTTGCTGAACCGTTTGACAAAGAAGAGATCATTATTGATCGGTTTGCCTCGTTGGGAGATCGCCAAGTCGCTGGTATTCGGCGTGTCGTAAGTCCGAAGAACTCGGAGATCGCCGCCTTCCTGGTCGGTTCCGACGATCACCTTGCCGAGGTCGATGTCGTCCAGCCGGAATACGCTAACTCGGACGGGCTCGTCGTTTCACGCGATTATTCGACAACTTCAACCGGTTTCTCCGATACGGATGATCGCGATATCATCGTCATTGAGACGAAGGAAGATGCACCTCAGCATCCGAAGATGCCCGCACCTCAGCGACGCACTTATCGTCAATTGTTCTCGCAGCTTCGTCGTGAGCAAGCGTAA
- a CDS encoding response regulator, with translation MQSTNRTILHVDDSAMIRQLVHDHYTELGYQVISIADPREVMAALMENNCQVVISDIEMEPIDGLTLLREIKKEDGGVSVIMLSMRADTNTILRSMRWGADAYIFKPLNDFTRLDAAVMATFRKYEAWWDALQEGRNRNSRNEPSLA, from the coding sequence ATGCAGTCTACCAATCGAACGATCTTGCATGTCGATGATTCCGCGATGATTCGTCAACTGGTGCACGACCACTACACCGAACTCGGGTACCAGGTGATCTCGATCGCCGATCCCCGTGAAGTGATGGCGGCCCTCATGGAAAACAATTGCCAGGTCGTCATTTCCGATATCGAAATGGAACCGATTGACGGTCTCACCCTGCTTCGCGAGATCAAGAAAGAAGACGGCGGCGTGTCGGTGATCATGCTTTCAATGCGTGCTGACACCAACACCATATTGCGATCGATGCGTTGGGGAGCGGATGCTTACATCTTTAAACCGCTGAATGACTTCACTCGGTTGGATGCTGCCGTCATGGCTACATTTCGAAAGTACGAAGCTTGGTGGGATGCTCTCCAAGAGGGAAGAAATCGCAACTCCCGAAACGAACCCTCGCTGGCGTAA
- a CDS encoding ParB/RepB/Spo0J family partition protein produces the protein MTRQKRLGRGLAALLGDPTDQAAEVELREDAPDSETVPFRPRLAESDFTEEAAQKSDASRIALDQIDRNPYQPRHNFDDAEIASLAESLKQHDILQPIVVRQVGERFQLISGERRLRAAGIAGWDSIPALVREADDRLVAELAIVENLQRQDLNPLEKAISFQRYLEQHNATQGELADRIKVDRSTIANLVRLLDLPDAVKASVHSGELSQGHARALLPLGDEVTQCEFATRIVRDGWSVRSTEQAVQDFLNGDEATDIPAPAKKGARTKSKQVVSLEEDLRMALGTKVDIKQSTKGGKIVIHFKNADEFDRLNEYLLADVDSDRRAA, from the coding sequence GTGACTAGACAAAAGCGATTGGGGCGTGGTTTGGCAGCCCTGTTAGGCGACCCGACCGATCAGGCAGCCGAAGTGGAATTGCGAGAAGACGCTCCTGATTCGGAAACAGTTCCATTCCGACCTCGCCTGGCAGAATCAGACTTCACCGAAGAAGCTGCTCAGAAGAGCGATGCTTCGCGGATCGCGCTCGACCAGATCGATCGCAACCCCTATCAACCGCGCCACAACTTTGACGACGCGGAAATCGCTTCGCTGGCCGAAAGCCTCAAGCAGCACGATATCCTGCAACCGATTGTCGTTCGCCAGGTTGGTGAACGCTTTCAATTGATCAGTGGCGAGCGTCGCCTTCGTGCGGCCGGTATCGCCGGTTGGGATTCAATTCCAGCCTTGGTTCGAGAAGCAGACGATCGCTTGGTCGCGGAACTGGCCATTGTCGAAAATTTGCAGCGGCAAGATCTTAACCCACTGGAAAAAGCGATCAGCTTCCAGCGTTACCTCGAGCAGCACAACGCAACACAGGGCGAACTGGCCGATCGGATCAAAGTCGATCGCAGTACGATCGCCAACCTGGTTCGTCTGCTCGATCTGCCAGACGCGGTCAAAGCGTCGGTCCACAGTGGCGAGCTTTCGCAAGGCCATGCTCGTGCTTTGCTGCCACTCGGTGATGAAGTGACCCAATGCGAATTTGCAACGCGGATTGTCCGTGACGGTTGGAGCGTCCGATCCACCGAACAGGCCGTGCAGGACTTCTTAAATGGCGACGAAGCAACCGACATTCCTGCTCCGGCGAAGAAAGGTGCCCGCACCAAGTCGAAGCAAGTTGTCTCTTTGGAAGAAGATCTGCGAATGGCCCTGGGCACGAAGGTCGATATCAAGCAGTCGACCAAGGGTGGCAAGATCGTTATCCACTTCAAGAATGCCGATGAGTTTGATCGGCTGAACGAGTACTTGCTCGCCGACGTTGACTCCGACCGACGAGCCGCCTAA
- a CDS encoding PAS domain-containing protein: MIKPHVQPTGHEVTFGDDEIIVSKTDPKGIITYANQTFIEVAGYTEEELLGAPHNVIRHPDMPRCVFKLLWETIAAGNEIFAYVVNLCKNGDHYWVLAHVTPSFNAQGHIVGYHSSRRVPDRTAIDKIVPIYASLKKIEDSNPDWREGMREAEAELGRLLESVGMSYDEFAFSLVQCV, encoded by the coding sequence ATGATCAAACCACATGTTCAACCGACCGGGCATGAAGTGACGTTTGGCGACGATGAAATAATCGTCAGCAAGACAGATCCCAAAGGGATTATCACATACGCCAACCAAACTTTTATTGAAGTGGCTGGCTACACCGAGGAAGAACTTCTCGGTGCTCCCCACAACGTCATCCGCCACCCCGACATGCCTCGATGCGTGTTTAAACTTCTGTGGGAGACGATTGCCGCCGGCAATGAAATCTTCGCGTACGTCGTCAATCTTTGCAAAAACGGTGATCATTACTGGGTCTTGGCACACGTCACGCCTAGTTTCAACGCCCAGGGCCATATCGTTGGCTATCACTCCAGCCGGCGAGTACCTGACCGTACTGCGATCGACAAGATTGTTCCGATCTACGCTTCGCTGAAGAAGATCGAAGATTCCAACCCTGACTGGCGGGAAGGCATGAGAGAGGCTGAGGCTGAACTTGGCCGTCTGCTCGAATCGGTTGGAATGTCGTACGACGAATTCGCTTTCTCGCTGGTCCAGTGTGTTTAG
- a CDS encoding SDR family oxidoreductase: protein MAKYLVTGGAGFIGSHIVDGLLARGDEVVIYDNLSTGSTENVAQHKNATFIEGCITNGEQLAAALSGVEYVFHEAALASVPLSVERPLDTNLHCVTGTLTVLNEARKAGVKRVVYAASSSAYGDQPFLAKRETDLPAPLSPYAVAKLAGEYYCQAFYHTYGLETVGLRYFNVFGPRQDPDSPYSAVIPIFLTLLLKGQQPVVYGDGHQSRDFTYVKNIVNANLAAASAENVAGKIINVANGKSTSLLTLLKLLNEQLGTDIQAKHDPPRAGDVRDSMADNTLATQLLKYEVEVDFEEGLKRSVEYYRKLALQRA from the coding sequence ATGGCTAAATATCTCGTTACCGGTGGTGCCGGTTTTATCGGTTCTCATATTGTTGATGGCTTACTAGCGCGCGGCGACGAAGTCGTCATCTACGATAACCTAAGCACAGGGAGCACCGAGAACGTCGCGCAGCATAAAAATGCCACCTTCATCGAAGGCTGCATCACCAATGGCGAGCAATTAGCGGCAGCACTCTCGGGCGTCGAGTACGTTTTTCACGAAGCAGCACTTGCGTCGGTTCCGCTGAGTGTGGAACGCCCCCTTGATACCAACTTGCATTGCGTGACGGGAACCCTGACTGTTCTGAACGAGGCACGAAAAGCTGGCGTGAAACGCGTTGTCTATGCGGCGTCCAGTAGTGCGTATGGCGACCAGCCGTTTCTGGCGAAAAGAGAGACCGATTTACCCGCTCCTTTGTCGCCCTACGCCGTCGCAAAACTTGCCGGAGAGTATTACTGCCAAGCTTTCTATCATACCTACGGTCTAGAAACTGTTGGCCTGCGCTACTTCAACGTCTTCGGACCTCGACAAGATCCAGACAGTCCCTACTCGGCCGTGATTCCGATTTTTCTGACGTTACTGCTCAAAGGGCAACAGCCGGTCGTTTATGGAGATGGACATCAGTCTCGCGACTTCACCTACGTGAAGAACATTGTCAATGCAAACTTGGCGGCAGCATCCGCTGAGAACGTAGCGGGAAAAATCATCAACGTCGCCAACGGAAAAAGTACTTCGCTGCTGACGTTGTTGAAGCTGCTTAACGAACAACTGGGGACCGATATTCAAGCCAAGCACGATCCACCTCGCGCAGGCGATGTGCGGGACAGCATGGCCGACAACACCTTGGCAACCCAGCTGCTGAAATACGAAGTCGAAGTCGACTTCGAAGAGGGCTTGAAGCGATCGGTCGAGTATTATCGCAAACTGGCTCTACAGCGAGCTTAG
- a CDS encoding DUF1015 family protein codes for MPEIRAIHGLRYDLGHIGSLAEVISPPAAEISAEKLDELYQRHPANVARVLTNRAEVGDDESSNRFTRAARFITDWQRQGVLQKDPDPAIYVYHQEFDFRGERVIRRGLLAGALLPDQDLTEYSTDGNSAPEQVDDETNSLNNLQMLGATHTNVEPAVAIYADSQRKVSQILNHAVATMTPLVAKDEFGVIHRLWPVTDHLAIGEVREAMANCSACYTYETPRSIAQLYRHELKQVSDLPSHHPAQCVLTAFFEMSEPGLECLTRLPLYGNAPEIASTELIEKLGVYFDAIPYEQGAEAAARLWNELNEMGNGNFGFYCAADDQWVIASLTEAGILHMDECSPDLPEAWRYLDSSILGWLVMHELLEIAEPQSTYVEDVESLIERIRSEEFPEYSMAAIVLPPQPNQLEPLWATGNPFGDNILTNPQPVCGLVFNPLK; via the coding sequence ATGCCCGAAATCCGAGCCATTCACGGACTTCGTTACGACCTTGGCCATATCGGTTCCCTGGCCGAAGTGATTTCGCCTCCTGCCGCTGAAATCTCAGCCGAGAAACTGGATGAACTCTATCAGCGACACCCCGCCAATGTTGCTCGGGTGCTTACCAATCGGGCCGAAGTTGGCGACGACGAGTCGAGCAATCGCTTCACGCGGGCAGCGCGATTCATTACCGACTGGCAACGACAAGGGGTTTTGCAGAAGGACCCGGATCCGGCGATTTACGTTTATCATCAAGAATTCGACTTCCGTGGTGAACGCGTCATCCGCCGCGGATTACTCGCTGGGGCTCTCCTCCCGGATCAGGATCTCACGGAATATTCCACGGACGGGAATTCTGCCCCCGAGCAAGTGGACGATGAAACGAATTCCCTGAACAACCTGCAGATGCTCGGCGCCACTCACACCAACGTTGAGCCTGCCGTGGCAATTTATGCCGATTCCCAACGGAAGGTAAGTCAGATTCTAAATCATGCAGTTGCCACCATGACTCCCCTTGTCGCCAAGGACGAATTCGGAGTTATCCACCGTCTGTGGCCCGTTACAGATCACTTGGCGATTGGCGAAGTTCGTGAAGCGATGGCCAACTGCTCAGCTTGCTACACTTATGAAACTCCTCGTTCGATCGCCCAACTTTATCGGCACGAGCTCAAACAAGTATCAGATCTCCCATCACACCACCCGGCTCAGTGTGTTTTGACAGCGTTCTTCGAGATGAGCGAACCAGGCCTTGAGTGCCTCACCCGATTGCCGCTGTACGGAAACGCCCCCGAGATCGCGAGCACAGAATTAATCGAGAAACTGGGAGTTTACTTCGATGCAATTCCGTATGAGCAAGGTGCGGAGGCGGCGGCCAGGCTATGGAACGAATTGAACGAAATGGGTAACGGAAACTTCGGTTTCTACTGTGCAGCCGATGATCAATGGGTGATTGCCTCACTCACCGAGGCAGGCATTTTGCATATGGACGAATGCTCTCCTGATCTCCCCGAAGCCTGGCGGTATCTGGACAGCTCGATCCTCGGTTGGTTGGTCATGCACGAACTCCTTGAAATTGCCGAACCTCAGAGCACCTATGTGGAAGATGTCGAGTCGCTCATCGAGCGAATCCGCTCGGAAGAGTTTCCGGAATACTCGATGGCCGCAATCGTCCTGCCGCCCCAGCCCAATCAGCTTGAGCCGTTGTGGGCCACAGGCAATCCGTTCGGCGACAATATTCTGACGAATCCCCAGCCGGTTTGTGGCCTGGTGTTCAATCCTCTCAAGTAG
- a CDS encoding ParA family protein, giving the protein MARILCIANQKGGVGKTTTAINLAAGLAMAEMRTLLVDLDPQCNATTGIGLQPTDRHPLVSDRPLGDSILETATENLFLVPGSRSFEDVERLAGGEKSTSTVLQGHLASGMNQFDYVLIDCPPSVGAITQTALAASTEVLMPIQAEYFAMEGLTQMIRVIRDVMRRPPGKLEFGGIVLTMYDPTLELTHEVEQEVREFFGDIVFDTVVPRDHWVSEAPSFGQSVITHAPRSRGARAHMELCMEVLDRD; this is encoded by the coding sequence ATGGCTCGCATCCTATGTATCGCCAACCAAAAGGGAGGCGTCGGCAAGACCACCACGGCCATTAACTTGGCCGCCGGGTTGGCCATGGCCGAGATGCGCACGCTGCTGGTCGACCTTGATCCTCAGTGCAACGCCACCACGGGGATCGGCCTTCAACCGACCGACCGGCATCCCCTGGTGTCCGATCGTCCGCTTGGCGACTCGATTCTGGAAACGGCAACCGAGAATCTCTTCCTGGTTCCTGGAAGTCGCAGCTTCGAGGATGTCGAGCGATTGGCTGGTGGTGAGAAGTCGACCTCGACCGTCCTACAAGGGCACCTCGCCTCTGGGATGAATCAGTTCGACTATGTGTTGATCGACTGCCCTCCTTCCGTAGGCGCGATCACACAGACGGCTCTGGCTGCTTCTACCGAAGTCTTGATGCCGATTCAGGCGGAGTACTTTGCGATGGAAGGTCTCACACAGATGATTCGTGTGATCCGCGACGTCATGCGAAGGCCGCCCGGCAAGCTCGAGTTCGGCGGAATCGTACTCACCATGTACGATCCAACCCTTGAACTGACTCACGAAGTCGAACAAGAGGTTCGCGAGTTCTTTGGTGACATCGTGTTCGATACAGTGGTCCCGCGAGACCACTGGGTTTCCGAGGCACCTAGCTTCGGGCAATCCGTTATTACCCACGCACCTCGCAGCCGCGGGGCACGCGCTCATATGGAATTATGCATGGAGGTTTTAGATCGTGACTAG
- a CDS encoding methyl-accepting chemotaxis protein, whose amino-acid sequence MSQVIDQVSENTENKVLAARVKEVEARLEQYDHWIERATEVCIRAAHGDLETRLLHVDAEGDLARLMFSINGLLDYTDAFVREAKAVLGFTAQGKFFRRVILRGMVGTFKHAAQIINQSTEEMKHAADELAHADSRRLAIADQFEATVKEIATSVAASANDIRGTSGQLAATAQHTARQADETSQSADRTKAIVSQVDQASQMLADSIGQVNTQVAETNQVVQRAVSESKEANTIVVGLEQSSTRIGTVVETIAEIAKQTNLLSLNAAIEAARAGEAGLGFAVVAAEVRKLAEQTRDATNAAKDEIGCVQDSSAKAARAITACGEMISEINDFSEKVFQLVQEQASATAEIRMSATEAATETSSVSDSVNQTTQAVAETRESSERLVTAATELQSFSTKLSQSVDELLTTIRKV is encoded by the coding sequence ATGTCACAAGTAATCGATCAGGTCTCTGAAAACACGGAAAACAAAGTGCTAGCGGCCCGAGTCAAGGAAGTCGAGGCACGTCTCGAGCAGTACGACCATTGGATTGAACGGGCCACCGAAGTCTGCATTCGCGCCGCCCATGGAGATCTCGAAACTCGCCTTCTTCATGTCGACGCTGAGGGAGATCTGGCACGCTTGATGTTCAGCATCAATGGTCTGCTCGACTACACAGACGCGTTCGTTCGCGAAGCAAAAGCGGTGCTTGGATTCACGGCTCAAGGAAAGTTCTTCCGTCGAGTGATCTTGCGAGGTATGGTCGGTACCTTCAAGCACGCCGCGCAAATCATCAATCAGTCGACCGAGGAAATGAAGCACGCAGCGGACGAACTGGCGCACGCCGATTCTCGTCGACTTGCGATTGCCGACCAGTTCGAGGCCACGGTCAAAGAGATTGCCACTTCGGTTGCCGCGTCCGCGAATGATATTCGAGGTACGAGTGGTCAACTTGCGGCAACAGCACAGCATACGGCCCGCCAAGCCGACGAAACCTCGCAATCAGCCGACCGAACCAAAGCCATCGTCTCTCAGGTCGATCAGGCAAGTCAAATGCTGGCCGACAGCATCGGCCAAGTAAACACGCAGGTTGCTGAGACGAACCAAGTCGTCCAGCGTGCGGTTAGCGAATCGAAAGAAGCCAATACGATTGTTGTCGGTTTAGAGCAATCCTCGACCCGGATCGGAACGGTAGTTGAAACCATCGCCGAGATTGCCAAGCAAACGAATCTCTTGTCGCTAAATGCGGCGATCGAGGCGGCGAGGGCAGGGGAGGCCGGCCTCGGATTCGCCGTGGTTGCCGCCGAAGTGCGTAAACTAGCTGAACAAACTCGTGATGCGACAAACGCCGCCAAAGATGAAATTGGTTGCGTCCAAGACTCGTCCGCCAAAGCCGCGCGAGCGATCACGGCGTGCGGGGAGATGATATCGGAGATCAACGACTTCAGTGAAAAGGTCTTCCAACTGGTCCAAGAGCAGGCGAGTGCGACCGCGGAAATTCGCATGAGTGCTACCGAAGCGGCAACCGAAACTTCCAGCGTGTCCGACTCGGTCAATCAGACGACCCAAGCTGTTGCCGAAACGCGAGAATCGTCCGAGAGGTTAGTTACCGCGGCAACCGAGCTGCAGAGCTTTTCGACGAAACTATCCCAGAGCGTCGATGAATTGCTGACGACGATCCGGAAGGTATGA